The following is a genomic window from Longimicrobium sp..
GCGAGCGCGGGCATCCCGACGAAGTGCTGCGCGAGGCTACGCTGCACGGCCGGTTCACGGAAGAGGGCTGGCGTGTGCGCAAGGACGGCACCCGCTTCTGGGCGAGCGTGCTGATCAGCGCGATCCGCGCGCCGGACGGAAGCCTTTCCGGCTTCACCAAGGTCACCCGCGACCTCACGGAACGCCGCCGGGCGGAAGAGGAGCTGCGCGACCGCGAGGCGCGCCTGGCCTCCATCGTCGGCTCCGCCATGGACGCCATCATCACCACCGACGACGAGCGCCGCATCGTGCTCTTCAACCGCGCCGCCGAGCAGATGTTCGGCGTGGCCGCCGAAGAGGCGCTGGGCACCAGCATCGACCGCTTCGTTCCCGCGGGGCAGATGGCCGAGGTCGTCGAATCCGGCGGCACCGCGCGCGGCATGCACGGGAGCCGTGGGGCGTTTCCGGCGTTGCGGGCGGATGGAACGCAGTTTCCCGTCGAGGCCACCCTCTCCACCTCGGAGGTGGGCGTGCAGCGGCTGTTCACGGTGGTGCTGCGCGACGTGACGAAACGGATGCGGGCCGACGAGGAGCGCGAGCGGCTCCTCATCGAGATGGAGGCGTCGAGCCGCGCCAAGTCCGAGTTCCTGGCCACCATGAGCCACGAGCTGCGCACGCCCATCAACGCCATCGTGGGCTATGCGGACCTGATGGAGCTGGGCATCGGCGGCGACCTGTCGCCCGCGCACGCCGACTACCTGCGGCGCGTGCGCACCAGCAGCCAGCACCTGCGCGGGCTGATCGACGACGTGCTTGACATGGCGCGCGTAGAGGCGGGGCGGCTGGAGGTGCGCGCCGGCGAAGAGCCGCTGGTTCCCACCGTTCGCCAGGCCGCGGAGCTGGTCGCGCCGCAGTCGGCCATGCGTAACGTGACGCTTTCGGAGGCGGACGTGCACCCCATCCGCTATCGGGGCGACCCCGACCGCGTGCGGCAGGTGCTGGTGAACCTGCTGGGGAACGCCGTGAAGTTCACCCCCGCGGGCGGAAGCATCTCGGTCCGCTCGCGGGTGTGCGCGCGCAAGCCGCCGGGGACGGGACTGGGCGAGGGGCCGTGGGTGGGCGTAGAGGTGCGCGACACCGGCATCGGCATTCCGGCAGACGAGATCGAGCGCATCTTCGAGCCGTTCACGCAGGTGGACCAGGCGTACACCCGCGAGCAGGGCGGCACGGGGCTGGGGCTGGCGATCAGCCGACGGCTGGCGCGCAGGATGAAGGGCGACCTGACGGCCCGCAGCGAGCCGGGCCAGGGCTCGTGCTTCACCCTGTGGTTGCCGGCGATCCCCGCGCCCGAGCTGGTGATTCCGCCCGAGGAGCCGGTGCGGTGGCCCATGCGCCCCGGCGAGGTGCCCGGGCTGGCGGAGCTGGGGCGGATGCT
Proteins encoded in this region:
- a CDS encoding PAS domain S-box protein produces the protein MASPGVSRPARTAGRRTEARGYLVALALTVGALALTVGALALTLAVRPIVDRNMIGLLLGAITLSAWYGGLRAGLSAVSFSVAGGFVLFLLPRGPQAEEYAADAIGLGVVSVVGVFVAWLVHRVEVHRAELGARELHFREMIEAVTDYAIYGLDVGGRIVTWNLGAQRLSGYSEAEAVGEHVSLLHTSEERERGHPDEVLREATLHGRFTEEGWRVRKDGTRFWASVLISAIRAPDGSLSGFTKVTRDLTERRRAEEELRDREARLASIVGSAMDAIITTDDERRIVLFNRAAEQMFGVAAEEALGTSIDRFVPAGQMAEVVESGGTARGMHGSRGAFPALRADGTQFPVEATLSTSEVGVQRLFTVVLRDVTKRMRADEERERLLIEMEASSRAKSEFLATMSHELRTPINAIVGYADLMELGIGGDLSPAHADYLRRVRTSSQHLRGLIDDVLDMARVEAGRLEVRAGEEPLVPTVRQAAELVAPQSAMRNVTLSEADVHPIRYRGDPDRVRQVLVNLLGNAVKFTPAGGSISVRSRVCARKPPGTGLGEGPWVGVEVRDTGIGIPADEIERIFEPFTQVDQAYTREQGGTGLGLAISRRLARRMKGDLTARSEPGQGSCFTLWLPAIPAPELVIPPEEPVRWPMRPGEVPGLAELGRMLSERSDEVVRRWAERLARDPAIPDAGGLDRAQLEDHMATTLVELGKELVTLDEGGGEPALLRDGTDIQHLIATRHGEQRARLGWTPVQLRREYDLLRDEVEALLTTVPASADADRSTAHAILQRLLYRAEELSTLELSRTT